The DNA sequence cgccgatcttcgaacgtccgatccgAGCGCGTTCGGCGGCTGATCGCCatgaaaatttgaggttttgccggaaatgaggaggggaaCCTTTCTGGCCAGCGAGTGCACAGTAATTCGgctgaaaaatttgaaaaaattccgatgccggtcggactctctatctctctttctctctcctccctctctttctctctcttccccgagaattttgtcaaataaatgccactgtgtgacactgttcatgccacgtggaccaataagaagctgacacgtggcatttcactgtttatcgacttaaaaacattaaaatattacggtatccggcaaacttcacgcgtccataactttttaaccggatgtccgttttaagcgtgccgctagtctgtgaactcgtatcgacgagcacttcacaaccatgcgcgagtcaaagctcatttccccataaataaaaaatcaactccggtaccccttggacagtttggacctcaacttgttttgctcataactttcaaactgtagctccgtttttgacatgctactagtctacgaactcggggcatcatgcacttcgccactttaccctggtcaactcgaaattccaactggagcaaaaagtcaacttttgacccgctcggtcaacggtcaacctcgagcaacgtgcacggattccgatgcgatttgggatggggtgttacattgtgCCTTCAAATAAAAGTAAActcacatttattttattattatttaaaaaaaatcgttATTTATGAATTACTTGCAAGTGAACCCCAAAGTACATAAGCATTTGCATCTAAAGTTTAACTTGCTCAAAAGGCATTTTGCCCTTATTTTATGTTAAACAAAGaaacagaaataaataaataaagtaatgcAAAACTTTTAACTTTCTCCGTGAATTTCGTTTTGATAAGATGTCTATGGAATCCAAATTTGTTATGCTTAAGTCTTGAgttagaaaacaaaaaccaaaaaaaggaaattaagaaGAAGATGGTAAGTATCTGGTTtggaaaaataaccaaaaaaaaaagctacaacgaatatatttcatatatatatatatatatatatatacggaaattctatggtgaagacggtccgcatgaggactgcagtattagtgacggtttttcatagtattaacgatgattttttagaaaatcgttaccaatactataaaaaatcgtcaccaatactgtggtccgtatGAAAACCATCCGCACTATAAtaagaatgtatatatatatatatataaggaaaaaaaaaaagaagtgaaaaaGCGGTAATGAAGGTAATAGGGCCGAAGAAGTGGTATCTAAATtttctattccattttttttttggtcgtccATGCCTTTGCATTAATGATATGATGCcacattatgaaaaaaaaaaatatatatatatatatatattttaacacacacatggtcaaagaaaaaacaaaaacaaatatataaaatatacagtaatattatagatattaaattatttaatcaaaaatatatactgagtaataaaatacaaattgtacattaatatatgaatataatattgaattaaCGTATTGATTGTGAATATGgtaagtgaataaaaaaataaatatatttaatattatcatattatttattaaagtaattaGTAATCAATTTGACaactataatattattataaaatgctaataaaaaaatagtattattgtaaaataaaagttaaacaactgtttttttttttaaaatgaaatagaatactaggaaaaaaaaaaaaaaaaaggtaatagaAAATCTTGATGGAGAAAGTCTTAATAGAGTGTGGAAGCAAAACTCTAGCTACAAagagaaaattacaaatatgAAATTATGAATAGTCTCCTtcaacaaaagagaaaggaagTTGACATGAGAGGAGGATAGGAGGCCAAGCCTTCCATTATTTAGATTCCTTTCGGACTTTTCTGCAAAGGCGTGTGCTCCTCTCATGGCCGATTATCTACAAAGGAGGGTCCCACACCAAATACTCCCATATCTCCATTGCCCATTTCTCATTTTCCCTCTATAAATACACCCTCCATTGTTGCAGAGCTTGGAGATATATAGCAAACTACAATAACTCAAAGCTCATTACCATCATCATCAACTTTCCTCAATTTTCCTCCCTTTTATAACTCTTACGACCACCATGTCGGACAAGTGCAGCAGCTGCGACTGCCCTGACAAGAGCCAGTGTCAGTAAGTGTTCCTTGTTTCATGTCCAAGCTCTTGCTTTGAATTAATCTTGCCTattccatgcatatatatatggttatggAGGTTCCATTTTGTTACTAAGTTGATaatgttttagggtttttatatgcataaaatgaTGGTAACTTGTGTTTGTATCGTACTCTTTGTTGCCccaagtttgatatatataacaatattttattGGACATAAcgtttcaaattaaaaatagtttttcaattttaaaagttatttctGTAATTGTctagataatttttaaaaagtatttttgaCTTTCAAAAACATTTCTAATcgaaatcaataaataatgatttttcaaaaaatatttttggaaatgtAAAAACAAAAGCATAAATTATGtcagataaaatttaaatttaattcttaaataatttaaacttttgagattaatgataatttaacattttgaatatccaaacaaataaataatatatataactgaTTTTCATTTATGTTGCTTGTTTCACGGTAAACATATAGAATGAATTAGTATCTAGAGGTCATTTTTAATAGGAACGTGAACAAATTTTGTCAGCTTTATGTGTCTGATATTACATAACACCCCAAATATATGCATATGCTTGTGTTCTGGATCATTGGGCGTTAAACAAAATGTTCTGTAATTTGCAGGAAGAAGGGAAACAGCCTGGTCATTGCTGAGACTGGGAAaaggtacatttttttttctttttttttttcttttttaatttcaagttgtaaaaaaaatataaaaataaacaaagtttatagaatgacaaaattaaaataatgaacAAACCGAGAGATTATAGTgtattagtaatattaatattgctggtattcaccaaaaaaaaaaacaaaaaaactaatattGCTGGTGTTTTGTTGCAGCTACGTGGAGAACGTAGTGGTGGATGCCCCAGCAGCTGAGCACGATGGCAAGTGCAAATGTGGATCCAGCTGCGCTTGTGTGAACTGCACATGTGGTTAAAATACACTAGCAAtattgcaataataataaaaaaaaaaaaatgtaacaatGATAAATAAACTTTGGGTTTTACTAATAGTTGTGGCTactaaatttgtggttgtttagtTGGTATGTAAGATCATGTGTCTGTGACTGACTCTTTGTGAGTCATACATGCTTTGTGTTTCCTTTATAGATATGTAATGTAAAGGTCATCTCTGTGGCCTTTCTTTGTTGTTGAATGGATTTCCTCTTACTATATACATCCTCTTGCTCCTTTTGTCTTTTAAATCTCTCAACTTATATCTTGTGCTTTATCGCTGTATATAAGATTTCTTTTATCACCTTTGTTTCTTAGTGTCAATTATGACCTTCCAAAATTCAATTGATGATACCGTCCTTGATTAATTACAATTATAAGATTTCAATTGGAATTGGTAAAATTAGAAGACACATAAATTTAGCCGACCCTTACTTTTACTAAGGATGCAAAAAACGTAAACTGATCTCATCTTACTGTACAAAGATAAAAGTTTTTTGATATCACTAGATTTGGCGACGACGTGCATAAGATTTATTAactctttttaatttatatttgattttaaaatataataaagataataatataaatttttttttgctacaaATAACAATATAAGATTTTAGTTCTAAAGTAGTTTATCAAACATATATTAGACAtattcatcaaatatatataattatctatacatgatacaaaaattttaaataaatactgataataaataattattatacaaTTAAATCTCCATAGATTTTTcatcattaaaattaaataatgtcAATCTGTAAAAGTTGTTATAACACaagttaaataataatacaGAAAAGCCATAACATGGATCCGAAAATTTTAAATCGGATTTGTGTACGATAAAATTGCACCATACAACTGGAAaactgataaataaaataaaataaattaaaatctaattaCATTCATTTTGACACTCGTCCTTTCCTACATCTGCCACGTGTCTTTTACAAACAAAACCAAAgcatattttaatgaaaataaaagccaTGAAATTTAGTTTATATTACGAAACTGCCAttcctttcttttgaaaaatgcaAATTCggttctaaaattttttaactaaGTAATGGTGATTTGTTTTAtacttaaaataaagaaaaaatttataatattttatatttattcatttatttatagttaaaataaaaaatataaattgttaataGGTTTTTCaaagtaatataatttaataacaaaaaaataaaaaataaaagtattgtAGGAATAGATAAATAAGAAAaccttaataaaaaattaaaaaattctaacttaaagagaaataaaatacataattgaaatatttaattaatttattatacatatttattaatttattattttgtttttgaatagtattagttttgtaattatattatataaatatattatacttttagttagttaaataaacaaaaattgctcagttgaaaaaaaaaatgaaatataagttTTTcattgtattaaaatatttattttgctttagttaaagatatatgaatatcaattttataatcaaattcaatatgTTATATAACACTAAAAAGatacatgtgaaaaaaaaaaaaaatatatatatatatatatatatatattcaaactataaaataatgtcgttttatggttttaatttaaataaataaattaattaattaattaattaaaaaaaaccccTCAAAACCAAAGCCAAAATGTAGAGAAGACGGCCGtttttaaatggtaaaaataaaccaaaacacTGTATATTTTCTCGCTTATAGTATAGACTAAGGATATAagtaagaatttgaaaatgatttgtgtCAGAATTGTGATCATTAGGTTAAATCAACACATTTAAATACATGTACTGAAAATGATAACATGGTTTATAGATTCAATAAATCATATAATGAGATAATCAATCTTGTCAACGTGTATGCTTACAACACCCACTTCTTTATAATTAGAAGGTAATACCGCCAGAATATAAAAGTACAGCAATTGACCGAACTGTATCTAACAGCCCAGAGCACCTGTCCTtgcattatttttcaattttgagatGTATGTTTATCCAAAAAAGAGTTTTTGTATActtaaattgttaaattttttattctgtAACTCAACGATCACTCAAACAATCAAACATTGAATCCTTCTGCACGAAGGCACTTGCGATGAGCCTCAATCCATTTAGCACAAGCATCTTCACCGTGCTCAACAATGCATTCATCTCTCAGCTTCTTAGTTTCAGGACAAGCACAGCAGATTTTCTTCTTTGGCTTTGTATCTCTTCCTGGTGCACTGATAGGTGTGTCATGGTTTTGCTGCGACCCTTGCTTTGTATCTGTTTCAGGTTTACTGATAGGTGTGTCATGGTTTTGCTGCGACCCTGGCAAAGCTAAAGTAGATGTTGTACTCCCCATTGGCAGACCACCCATGTCCCAAGCACTTTGACAGAAAAGCTGAGGGCAGGAATGAAgaacacaataaaataattcagaTTAAATTTATGTGCAAGCAATCATTAAAATCAAATGGCTTCTACCCTGACTCCCTCACTGACCACCCTCCACATTTGCTCCTTGTATCAAGTCAATCATCAGACAACAAATAAAAGGTATAAAACCACATGCAACATAactttctctgtctctgtcttcACTATTCGGTACCATGCAAAATAACTTTCTAGCCATGGAAACTTAACGTTGCTAGATCAGGACCTAAAAAAGGCACTTTACATTTCTTTATGCATCTTAGCCATTTACAATTCCATTTTCCAACATCTGGTGAAATACTGAAATTTACTCAGTCATTAAATTACTCTAACAATCATAAGCACATATAACAGAAAAGCAATTATGATAAAGACATCCCAATGGAGAAAGCTCAACTTAACGATACATTAAGTTGAAGTACTTAATTTCTGCATTCTTGGGTTTTAAAATAGAAACTATCAGAAAATACCAGTTTctacaaaatcaaatattgTTAAGAATTTATTTCACCGGAGTAAGCTCAACTACAATCATACTGATTAATTGAATAAGCTCAACTCAACTAGAAACTAACTCgaagtacaaattttttggcAGCCTCGGGATTTTAATGTTAGAAAACTAAATTAGAATATCCCAAACTTAAACAAATCAAAACAGAGTCAGACCAAATTGCATTGCCATCTGAGCGTCCTCAGAAAATTTAGACCAAGACCTTATTATAAAGCTTTTCAGCACAATACTAAAACAGCTAAAGGGTGTATCCGATAGCATTTGTAATCAGTTtccactttttttatttcttgcatgaaaaaaaaaatgctgtcTTTCTATATCATTCACAATTTAGTATCTCAAACGCATACTTTAGATcacaatataaatttataaagcaACATGGATATGCTTTCCCGACCAGGCTTTACACTTACATAACAAAGCCCAAAAACCGTTTAcccaggaaaaagaaaaagaaaataataataaaaaaatagattctTTTAAATCACAATGGTGGAGCAGGTTCTTGATTCCATTAAAGTCCATTTGGGCTTTGCATCAAACAGGTTATGGGCGTTGGGTTTTGAAGAACCAGCAACGCAGAAGCAGTAAAGAACTCAACCAAAATATCGAATTTTTTGTTCTTAAACAAAACTACGCCAACATACAACTAAGAAAACACCCATAACTAAGATTTTCAAAGTACTTTTTAACACAGTTTTATTGAAACAAAAACTTTATGGCAACAAGATAAGGGACAAACTGCTCATACACAAATATGATATGACTGTAAAAGGTGACAAAacgaaagcaaaaacaaaaacaaaaataaataaataaatcaatcaataaaTGTGGGTTTTAATGGCAAATAAGAAAGAGGAAGGGAATAGCTTACAGTTCAAAGCCCGCCGAAGGAGCTTCAAGGTTTTCTTTCTGCGAAGGAACAGAAAGAATAGGTTGGAAGCCTAAAGAAACTCCCACTTTTTGAGTTTCAAGGCTGAAAACGGGCCGCGTTTAAAGACCTTTGCGTTGGGCTACttttctaatattaaaatattaaaatataaatatataaaatatgtattcAAAAGGAATAAGATTTATATTTTacacatccacatatttttagaactttaatattttttttctttttttcttttttcgaaaaaatgaaaaagaaaattcttccttccatttcttttttttaaaagtccATTCCAATTTATTAATCCtcacttgtttttgtttttactttttctgcTGGTGTTGGTGgttcaaaattattaatttatttttccattgcaATATAAAAATGATGGAAAATGATTGATATTAAATGCAATCACCGTAATTTAGACACAAATTAAATGCAAGGAagaataaccattttttttttcccttgtaaAAGAAGTTTTACTCTGTGCTTTTGCATTTGCAATTACAAGTTTTGATTTATATTCACACTCTTCCCACATAATGGGTGTTCAAACCCAAcacaaaaacatttaaaaagaaagaaaaaagaaaaatctagctACATTCTTTGACCTTCTTTTTGTACAATTCAACTAACAACAAAACTATGTCGTTTAAATGCTTGATTGGATATACCCCAATCTGTTCATCTTTAGTAAACAAATGGAAACAAATTCACGTTCCAAAACCAAAAGCCCAAGATGCTTCCATGGATGATGGTGTTTGATGGAGGAACTCTCTATTGTCTACATACTGTACATGAGCTACATTTGCATCTGGGAAAGTTAGCCAAAGATTCTGTATATCTTTGACAATGGATATGATCATCAGCTTAGCATccagaaaaaccaaaaattaaaataaataaatatgggatataaatatatgtgaaaGTGTAGCAAAATCTGGGGGGGACAAACTGCAAAACCTTGGGCCTCCAGGGAGGAGTTCTAACAGAACATGGTATAAACAATAGGAAAATATCATCTTTCCAGCAAAGATAATTGTTTGTGTTCTCCATGTTCCTTATCCCAACCCATAAGAGAACTAAAGAATAAATACATGTATGCATCTATTTCTGCACAAGCAGAAGTATAAGCATCGAGTTATTAAGTTGTAGTGGTATCTCATAAGTTAATGGAAATTGAAATGCTTTGCTTTGTTGGGCTGTATATGTTCAGAACAGTAGGAGATTAAGGTATATGAATATCAAAACCATTCTCAGCCAATTCGTGGGAAATTATGTAAGAAGATGCAAAGTTCCACCACAACTTGACTGGTCGCTGATCCTAGAGAGCAGTAAGAACACAttcaccagaaaaaaaaaaaaatatatatatatatatatactaacaaCTTTCATTGTCAGCAATCAAAATTGGGATcccttttttaagttttgacaatgttgttatattttttgtagGATAATAAACAAAGCTTCCAGCATCGCGAAACTTTTTCTACAGATGTTATAAAATGAAAGTGAAAAgttttttcatgattttttataCCATATGAATCTGAAGAAATTTACATGAAAGGTCCTCAGATGGAGCCAACAAGCACACCGCACATGCAGCAAGACTAGAAAATAAAGCATATCTAAGTTCTTCATAATTTCAAGCAAAGATGCTAACCTCATATATAAACAACAAGCAAAATGTAGGCAAATATACTAAAAGgcaaatcaatttttgtttcatttcccATCTTCTCGAGACTTCATTGCTTGTGCTAATTCAACACCAATTGTTGCAGAAGGACCTCCAACATATAATCATgaagcagaagcaaaagcagAGAAACCAAATCACAGTTTCCTTCCTCGGTAAAATGTCAAGTGGCGTGCTTTCTAGCAAAATTAATGGAAGCTTTCTCCACTAATCATACTTTTCCCTCCATGAATACACAAGAAGGTAAACCCACGAAAGGGCTAATGCAATATCCCCAACAACCTGCCTTGGCCAATCCCAGGCAAGGTCTTCAAGGTTCCTCTCAAAATATACCCTCCAAAGAGCCATGGCAATGTGAAGCAAGATACACCCTTTGGCAAAAAAACTCTGAAACTCTCTGTCTTTGACAAAAGCCACCATGAACAGAAGACAACCAATGACAAATAGAAGCAAACCCGAGAATGAATCTGAGGTTCGAACCAAAAGCTGGTCGTGAGGTGTTGACCCTTGAAGTTTATGAGCAGTCTCAGAGCCATGACCAAATGCATAGAACTCATTGGAGTAGAACATCATCAGAGCACCACAAGTCAGAGCTAC is a window from the Ziziphus jujuba cultivar Dongzao chromosome 11, ASM3175591v1 genome containing:
- the LOC107422415 gene encoding uncharacterized protein LOC107422415; this encodes MSLSGFFLVCMLHSLVALTCGALMMFYSNEFYAFGHGSETAHKLQGSTPHDQLLVRTSDSFSGLLLFVIGCLLFMVAFVKDREFQSFFAKGCILLHIAMALWRVYFERNLEDLAWDWPRQVVGDIALALSWVYLLVYSWREKYD
- the LOC107422423 gene encoding cytochrome c oxidase copper chaperone 1 translates to MGGLPMGSTTSTLALPGSQQNHDTPISKPETDTKQGSQQNHDTPISAPGRDTKPKKKICCACPETKKLRDECIVEHGEDACAKWIEAHRKCLRAEGFNV